A section of the Deinococcus hopiensis KR-140 genome encodes:
- a CDS encoding YbjN domain-containing protein: MTQIRLLQNQTLSLLALTLISAAGAQPTRAATVMTSVTPAELMKTLARAGLTVRSEAQDGGPSLAFRVGNTTARVYLTDCASGRCSTLTLSSGFDLDASPPLEKINAWNRGHSFAYAYLDEERDPFLQSDLDLDGGVTTAALEAWVKLYRQGLTEFVKTFNLR; this comes from the coding sequence ATGACTCAGATTCGCCTTCTCCAGAACCAAACGCTCTCGCTGCTGGCCCTCACCCTGATTTCGGCAGCCGGAGCGCAGCCCACCCGCGCCGCCACGGTGATGACCAGCGTGACACCCGCCGAGCTGATGAAGACGCTCGCCCGCGCTGGCCTAACGGTCCGCAGCGAGGCGCAGGATGGCGGGCCCTCCCTGGCCTTTCGCGTGGGCAACACCACTGCGCGCGTCTACCTGACCGACTGCGCCAGTGGGCGCTGCTCAACCCTGACGCTGTCCTCGGGCTTCGACCTTGACGCGTCTCCCCCCCTCGAGAAGATCAACGCCTGGAACCGCGGCCACAGCTTCGCGTACGCCTACCTCGACGAGGAGCGCGACCCCTTCTTGCAAAGTGACCTCGACTTGGACGGCGGCGTAACCACAGCCGCCCTGGAGGCCTGGGTCAAGTTGTACCGTCAGGGCCTGACCGAGTTCGTCAAGACGTTCAACTTGAGGTAG
- a CDS encoding winged helix-turn-helix transcriptional regulator, translating into MDLLGRRWVLRILWELRDESLTFRELRRRCDDMSPTVLNQRLRELRETVLVESAVTGGYALSPLGQALLANLMPLLKWSEDWQTLRTGMASSSADPASHAEGHVGGDQAPASGTDSPER; encoded by the coding sequence TTGGATTTGCTTGGACGCCGCTGGGTGCTGCGGATTCTCTGGGAATTGCGGGATGAATCCCTGACCTTCCGGGAATTGCGCCGCCGCTGTGACGACATGTCCCCGACGGTGCTAAACCAGCGGTTGCGGGAACTGCGCGAAACAGTCCTTGTCGAATCGGCAGTCACAGGCGGCTACGCCTTAAGTCCACTGGGCCAGGCGTTGCTGGCCAACCTGATGCCGCTGCTCAAGTGGTCGGAAGACTGGCAGACCTTACGAACGGGCATGGCGTCCAGCAGCGCAGACCCCGCTTCGCATGCGGAAGGTCATGTTGGCGGCGATCAAGCACCAGCTTCGGGCACCGATTCGCCCGAACGCTGA
- a CDS encoding carboxymuconolactone decarboxylase family protein, giving the protein MATARIEPLEAPFNPAITATFSRYLPLNMAPLKLFRTQAHNPRVLQRMFAGNLLDPGSISLRLRELVILRTCARCGSEYEWGVHVALFAARAALEVTDIAATLQRDLSAVTLPANEWIVLKAADELHDTSTLCDGTWRALAEHHSNPQILEIIALVGHYHAVSFATNALAIEPEPFAARFSGSVSLPSVQ; this is encoded by the coding sequence ATGGCAACTGCGCGCATTGAACCTCTGGAAGCCCCCTTCAACCCCGCGATCACTGCCACCTTCAGCCGCTATCTTCCGCTGAACATGGCCCCCCTGAAGCTCTTTCGCACGCAGGCGCACAACCCACGGGTCTTGCAGCGCATGTTTGCCGGGAACCTGCTTGATCCCGGGTCAATCAGTCTCCGCCTACGCGAATTGGTGATTTTACGGACCTGCGCCCGCTGCGGCTCTGAATACGAATGGGGCGTTCACGTCGCGCTGTTTGCAGCGCGGGCCGCCCTGGAAGTCACTGACATTGCCGCCACGCTGCAGCGCGACCTCTCCGCAGTCACCCTGCCAGCGAATGAATGGATTGTGCTGAAGGCCGCCGACGAGCTGCATGACACCTCAACCCTCTGTGACGGCACCTGGCGGGCGCTGGCCGAGCACCACTCGAACCCGCAGATTCTCGAAATCATCGCGTTGGTCGGCCATTACCACGCCGTTTCCTTTGCGACCAATGCCCTGGCTATTGAGCCTGAGCCGTTCGCCGCGAGGTTCAGCGGGTCCGTCTCTCTGCCCTCGGTACAGTGA
- a CDS encoding replication initiator protein A, translating into MAKPARRSQVDGHDERNLARLSLVLATNRVPADMTSWTKEYPSLDGVGVTLRVECTAPRKDVVPHGVDNDVLLGLVNAYVAAGMPDSGVVRVTAYALLQYSSLGDSGFHYATLESSLRRLQGTVYKISDSWFDNQDLRFRSVNTSLVLKFVVTDRDRRPELLGQIRAESLLEITLDSDLASSIRSGYIRPLDITFLRRLQQPLPRLLFRLLSEQRSPYGQPQVSSFQVNLRAWAQHLGILDTRPSRIRRSLEPAHQQLSEHGFLASVDYFGRGDALEILYTFAETSPTPADPEAVALLRKHGVSHAVAVQQASEHGLSTVRERVARFEQLVAAGYKARNGAALLVDLMRHPAKYPLVPLPGTAPVPLQEGAAAKPGRPQSSPPRDPEPLLEPPRTAASARILLRGVPLTDMLVLEAAALFVEERVSIAELMALRHDPDPARTITLWGARRMVSSSEATGGDPGHE; encoded by the coding sequence ATGGCGAAGCCCGCCCGACGGAGTCAGGTAGACGGCCACGACGAGCGTAACCTCGCGCGGTTGTCTCTTGTGCTCGCCACGAACCGTGTGCCGGCTGACATGACGTCGTGGACCAAGGAATATCCGTCGCTGGACGGCGTGGGCGTTACCCTCCGCGTAGAATGCACCGCTCCCCGGAAGGACGTGGTGCCGCACGGCGTCGACAACGACGTGCTGCTGGGCCTGGTCAACGCCTACGTCGCCGCAGGCATGCCAGACAGTGGGGTCGTTCGCGTCACGGCTTACGCCCTGCTGCAGTATTCGAGTCTGGGTGACAGCGGGTTTCACTACGCGACGCTTGAGAGCAGTCTGCGGCGGTTGCAGGGAACGGTGTACAAGATCAGCGATTCATGGTTCGACAACCAGGACCTGCGCTTTCGGAGCGTGAACACCAGCCTGGTGCTCAAATTCGTCGTTACCGATCGCGACCGCAGGCCCGAGCTGCTCGGCCAGATACGCGCCGAGTCCCTGCTGGAAATCACGCTTGACAGCGACCTCGCCTCCAGCATTCGCAGCGGTTACATCCGGCCGCTGGACATCACCTTTCTCCGGCGGTTGCAGCAGCCTCTTCCCCGCCTGCTCTTCCGCCTGCTCTCGGAGCAGCGTTCTCCATACGGACAGCCGCAGGTCAGCAGCTTTCAGGTGAACCTGCGGGCCTGGGCGCAACACCTGGGGATCCTCGATACCCGGCCCAGCCGGATTCGGCGCAGCCTCGAACCCGCCCATCAGCAGCTCTCGGAACACGGCTTCCTGGCGAGCGTGGACTACTTCGGCCGGGGCGACGCCCTGGAGATCCTCTACACCTTCGCCGAGACCTCGCCCACCCCAGCTGATCCCGAGGCGGTGGCGCTGCTCCGCAAGCATGGCGTCAGCCACGCGGTGGCCGTACAGCAGGCTTCCGAGCACGGCCTATCCACCGTTCGGGAGCGCGTCGCCCGCTTTGAGCAGCTGGTCGCCGCTGGGTACAAGGCCCGCAACGGCGCGGCGCTGCTCGTCGACCTGATGCGCCACCCGGCCAAGTACCCGCTGGTCCCCCTCCCAGGAACGGCTCCCGTCCCGCTGCAGGAAGGCGCAGCCGCAAAGCCCGGCAGGCCCCAGTCCTCCCCGCCGCGGGATCCCGAGCCCCTGCTGGAACCGCCGCGCACCGCCGCGAGCGCGCGGATTTTGCTCCGTGGGGTACCGCTGACGGACATGCTCGTTCTGGAGGCCGCCGCGCTGTTCGTGGAAGAGCGCGTGAGCATTGCGGAATTGATGGCGCTGCGGCACGATCCTGATCCGGCCCGCACGATCACATTATGGGGCGCGCGGCGGATGGTCTCCAGCAGCGAGGCGACGGGCGGTGACCCTGGGCACGAGTAG
- a CDS encoding RNA-guided endonuclease InsQ/TnpB family protein has translation MIYNCGEQLRLVHLRSRGASVPPAGKQRGRGNHPFLHHLWWEVSQQPPLLPDRHEEVARGSAGSRPQAAKLHRKVARQRLDFHHRVALKLVRERDVIAHEVPNVGGMGRGNLACSLHDGGWSQFCQLLAFKAACAGKRVEAVDPRYTSQRCHACGHTEKANRVSQARFGCRNCRHTANADHRAALNILALAEPSPLNKGGYAIRAARIPLPKQGECQNWPITRADAVHSDAVHHAPRGRRGRRAPTWDTRGRPRPFTVADRSDSAPSAESISLHSALLRQRCPYGPRLPPSGASAHRIGPAGAD, from the coding sequence GTGATTTACAACTGCGGCGAGCAGTTACGTCTCGTACATCTGCGAAGTCGAGGCGCGTCCGTTCCCCCAGCCGGGAAGCAGCGTGGACGTGGGAACCACCCATTTCTGCATCACCTCTGGTGGGAAGTTTCACAACAACCCCCGCTTCTTCCAGACCGCCATGAAGAAGTTGCGCGTGGCTCAGCGGGCAGTCGCCCGCAAGCTGCCAAACTGCACCGCAAGGTCGCGAGGCAGCGGTTGGACTTCCATCACAGGGTCGCCCTGAAGCTGGTTCGGGAGCGTGACGTCATCGCCCACGAAGTGCCCAACGTCGGTGGTATGGGGCGCGGGAATCTGGCCTGCAGCCTCCATGACGGTGGGTGGAGTCAGTTCTGCCAGCTTCTCGCTTTCAAGGCAGCGTGCGCCGGAAAGCGGGTTGAGGCGGTAGACCCTCGGTACACCTCGCAGCGCTGTCACGCTTGCGGGCATACCGAGAAGGCGAACCGGGTCAGCCAGGCCCGCTTCGGGTGCCGCAACTGCCGCCACACAGCAAACGCTGATCATCGCGCCGCCCTGAACATTCTGGCCCTGGCAGAGCCTTCGCCGCTTAACAAAGGCGGCTACGCCATACGTGCGGCGAGAATCCCACTGCCAAAGCAGGGGGAGTGTCAAAACTGGCCCATCACGCGGGCAGACGCCGTTCATTCGGACGCCGTTCATCACGCCCCGCGGGGCCGCAGGGGGAGGCGTGCACCCACCTGGGATACCCGCGGTCGGCCACGGCCTTTTACCGTGGCCGACCGCAGCGACTCCGCTCCGAGCGCCGAATCCATTTCGCTCCATTCGGCCCTGCTGCGTCAGCGGTGCCCGTACGGACCGCGTCTCCCACCATCTGGCGCGTCCGCACACCGCATCGGTCCTGCTGGCGCGGATTGA
- a CDS encoding PaaI family thioesterase, giving the protein MRTYTWEDPLVGAEAARHLSGLDYLRAMVRGDFPGPPIAASLDFSLAREEDIEDGRVTFRMVPQEFHYNPIGSVHGGVYATLLDSALGCAIHTRLPTGVGYTTLELKVNYIRPLLVGMGEVRAVGEVLSVSRQVATAQARLLDERDRLFAHATTTCLILRPQRSAP; this is encoded by the coding sequence GTGCGTACCTATACCTGGGAAGACCCCCTGGTCGGCGCCGAAGCGGCGCGGCACCTCAGCGGACTGGACTATTTGCGCGCGATGGTGCGTGGAGACTTTCCCGGTCCACCCATCGCGGCGAGCCTCGACTTCTCTCTGGCGCGCGAGGAGGACATCGAGGACGGCCGCGTGACTTTCCGCATGGTCCCGCAAGAGTTTCATTACAACCCCATCGGAAGCGTTCACGGCGGGGTGTACGCGACACTGCTCGATTCTGCGCTTGGCTGCGCGATCCACACGCGACTCCCCACCGGCGTGGGTTACACGACCCTCGAACTCAAAGTGAACTACATCCGGCCCCTGCTCGTGGGCATGGGGGAAGTTCGCGCCGTCGGTGAGGTGCTCAGTGTGTCTCGGCAGGTGGCGACCGCGCAGGCGCGGCTACTCGATGAGCGGGACAGGCTGTTTGCTCACGCCACAACCACCTGCTTGATCCTGCGGCCGCAGAGGAGCGCCCCATGA
- a CDS encoding hotdog fold thioesterase: protein MNTSLAQLSEHARGALPDHLGIEILEAGSERVVARMPVERRVHQPFGVLHGGASVVLAETAASVGAHLSVAARGMTAVGLEINANHLRAVRSGFVTATATPIHQGRTTQVWQIEIVDEQGRGVCASRCTLAVIPASTPPL from the coding sequence ATGAATACGTCCCTTGCCCAGCTCAGTGAACACGCCCGCGGCGCACTGCCGGACCACCTTGGGATCGAGATTCTAGAAGCTGGCAGTGAGCGGGTGGTGGCCCGCATGCCAGTTGAGCGACGCGTTCACCAGCCGTTCGGGGTGCTGCACGGCGGGGCGAGCGTGGTGCTCGCCGAAACGGCTGCCAGCGTCGGCGCGCACCTCAGTGTTGCGGCGCGCGGCATGACGGCCGTCGGGCTGGAGATTAATGCGAATCACCTGCGGGCGGTGCGGAGCGGCTTTGTGACCGCGACGGCGACGCCCATTCATCAGGGGCGCACCACCCAGGTGTGGCAAATCGAGATTGTGGATGAGCAGGGCCGGGGCGTCTGCGCATCGAGGTGCACCCTGGCCGTTATTCCCGCTTCAACCCCACCACTGTGA
- a CDS encoding alpha/beta fold hydrolase → MNGGPPQQHAPPSAPQDQARHIRVIGQGELTVVLLTGLGVPALWWHGPGEWTEDVLQLIGRESWGNRPFLAPSLAQDFRVVTYDRAGMEDRPPPEGVRRMDDFIQELDGVLEQAQVKGPLALMGHSLGGLIALEYARRTAPRVAGLVLLDSSHPDQLPRFAAGAGAGQRHADAEEQRQMAEFHPERPDLEHLLSQGEGAVRPGTLGDFPLLVLTRGIRPCPSGGTPAPPMTAKYWQYREQTWQRLQRELTALSNAGQQRCFPDSGHYLHLEEPARVLEDVRAFLRQLQDASPGAEARSRQQPSS, encoded by the coding sequence GTGAACGGCGGCCCCCCTCAACAGCACGCTCCCCCTTCTGCGCCCCAGGACCAGGCACGTCACATCCGGGTGATCGGTCAGGGTGAACTGACGGTGGTGCTGCTCACTGGACTGGGCGTACCAGCCCTGTGGTGGCATGGGCCTGGAGAATGGACCGAAGACGTCCTCCAGCTGATTGGACGGGAGTCCTGGGGGAACCGGCCCTTTCTTGCGCCGTCACTCGCGCAGGACTTCCGGGTCGTGACGTATGACCGTGCCGGCATGGAAGACCGCCCTCCACCGGAGGGCGTCCGGCGTATGGATGATTTTATTCAGGAGCTTGACGGGGTCCTGGAGCAGGCGCAGGTGAAAGGACCGCTGGCGCTCATGGGCCACTCGCTCGGCGGTCTCATTGCGCTGGAGTACGCGCGGCGCACTGCGCCGCGCGTCGCTGGTCTCGTCCTGCTGGACAGTTCCCATCCGGATCAGCTTCCACGCTTCGCTGCGGGAGCGGGCGCCGGGCAGCGTCACGCCGACGCCGAAGAGCAGCGTCAGATGGCCGAATTTCACCCGGAGCGGCCGGACCTGGAACATCTGCTGAGCCAGGGCGAAGGGGCCGTTCGGCCAGGCACGCTGGGCGACTTCCCTCTGCTTGTCCTGACCCGGGGGATCAGGCCGTGTCCTTCCGGCGGCACGCCAGCACCCCCAATGACGGCCAAGTACTGGCAGTACCGGGAACAGACCTGGCAGCGCCTGCAGAGGGAATTGACCGCGTTGTCAAACGCCGGGCAGCAGCGCTGCTTCCCAGACAGTGGGCATTACCTGCATCTGGAGGAACCCGCGCGTGTTCTTGAGGACGTTCGGGCGTTCCTCCGACAACTTCAGGACGCTTCACCGGGGGCAGAGGCGCGCAGCCGGCAGCAACCGTCTTCCTGA